One Ahaetulla prasina isolate Xishuangbanna chromosome 1, ASM2864084v1, whole genome shotgun sequence DNA window includes the following coding sequences:
- the LOC131198261 gene encoding cysteine-rich venom protein ophanin-like — MIVFILLSLAAVLQQSFGKVDFNSESTRRREKQREIVDMHNSFRRSVSPTASNMLKMDWYDEAATSAEYWASVCAYEHSPDSSRTLNGILCGENIYMSSNPRAWSEVIQSWYDEYKDFIYGVGANPPGSVIGHYTQIVWYNSYLLGCAASYCPSSPYNYFYVCQYCPIGNLRGSTATPYKSGPTCGDCPSACDNGLCTNPCTYKNEYTNCKSLAEQSSCQDDWIQTKCPATCFCPDKII, encoded by the exons ATGATTGTCTTCATCTTGCTAAGTCTTGCTGCAGTGCTGCAACAATCTTTTGGAAAG GTTGATTTTAATTCTGAGTCAACCAGGAGACGAGAAAAACAAAGGGAGATTGTTGACATGCACAATTCTTTCAGGAGATCCGTGAGTCCAACTGCCAGCAACATGCTAAAAATG GACTGGTATGATGAAGCTGCAACAAGTGCAGAATATTGGGCATCTGTATGTGCTTATGAGCACAGTCCAGACTCTTCAAGAACTCTTA ATGGAATACTGTGTGGTGAAAATATATACATGTCAAGTAATCCCAGGGCATGGAGTGAAGTAATTCAGTCTTGGTATGATGAATACAAAGATTTCATCTATGGTGTTGGAGCAAACCCACCAGGTTCTGTTATTGGCCATTATACTCAG ATAGTTTGGTACAACAGTTACCTATTGGGTTGTGCAGCTTCCTATTGTCCTTCATCTCCATACAACTACTTCTATGTTTGTCAGTACTGCCCAAT AGGGAACCTCAGGGGTTCAACTGCTACTCCATATAAATCAGGGCCAACTTGTGGGGACTGTCCTTCGGCTTGTGACAATGGACTATGCA caAATCCTTGCACATATAAAAATGAGTACACGAACTGCAAAAGTTTAGCGGAACAAAGTAGCTGCCAGGATGATTGGATCCAGACAAAGTGCCCTGCTACTTGCTTCTGCCCCGATAAAATAATATAG